TTTTGTCTATTGATACCATGAAGTGGACATAGTGATAACTAGATAGATATTTTATTGGAGTGATTGGATGAATGAATTACTTGTTATCACATCACTTGTGTTCATGTTTATAACATATAAACTTGGAGTCCGTCATGGCAAACGAAAAAATATTTGGCAGAAAACGCCTGTTCAGTCTGCTATTCGTGGAACTGATCAAACCGTGACAAAGACGCCACCCAGAAACCGTGAATCCCTTTCTCAAAACAGATCCCAGGTATCTATTTATCCAAGAAGGTCAGTTTCTCTTCACCGTTTTGAGAAAGATGTTATTGAACTGACGAATATGGAACGAAAAAGATATGGATTACATCCCTTACAGATAGATCCTCGTCTTGTGAAAGTGGCACGTATGAAATCAATGGACATGGGGAAGAAAAATTACTTCTCTCATACATCACCAACCTATGGGTCTCCTTTTAACATGATAATGGATCAAGGAATTTACTTTTCTGTTGCTGCAGAAAATATTGCTGTTGGACATGTCAGTCCGGAACAAGTAGTTAGAGGTTGGATGAACAGTCCAGGACATCGGAAAAATATCTTGAATCATATGGTTACTCACATTGGGGTTGGGTTCGAGAGAGAGGGGAACCATTGGACACAGTTGTTTATAAGAAAATAAAAAAGGTGGGATTCACTCTAAGCCACCCCTTTAGTGAGGGGTATGGCGGTTGAACCCCACCTTTACTTAGCAGATAGAAAAGTATAAAACTTTCCTATCTGCATAAGTGCAACTAAGGCATTCGCCACAAAGGCTTGGCGAATGCCAAGTTTTCTAACAAGATAAGAAAGCATAAAATTTGTCTAGCTCCAGCGCCCTTGCGCATTTCTAATTTATTCTACTATATCAACGGACTCACCAATGCCAGGAGAGGTTGGGACAATGTTAATCCACGTTTTCCCCTTTACAAACGGAACGACTTTATTATCTTTAAATGGAATAATACGCCCATCTAAGTTTTTCCAAGAAATCTCTTGCAAGATTCCTCGTTGGAGAAGATAAGCCTTTCCGCCTACTTCTAAATCTAAAGCACGTCTACCATAATCGTCGATGATTCTGTGTGGAGCTTCTACAATAAAGATATTATCTAGCTCAATTGGTATTTTCATTTCTAAGTCTACCGTTTGGACACCATCACTATAACGAATATATTTTTGTGAGGATTCATCATACTCATATTTCACAGTATTGGTCGAACCATAATGAACAGTAATATGGGAAACCTGCTGCCCATCTAATTCATCGGCTTGTTTGCTACTTAAGAAGCTGTTTGGTTTCACGGTTTCAGTTAGAGAATAACCATTCATCTCGGCTCCTTTTTTAATATTTTCATACGTGATGTACGAGTTATGTGGAGCTTTTCGAGAACTTGATCTTTTGAACAAGATTCCATCATACTGAATTCCATTGATATGGTCTGTCACTTTATCATCAAATAACATCTGTTTGGCTAAAGGACTGTATCCATGGGCTACGTAAAAAGAATGGTAACCATTGTTAAGATCAATGAAATAATCGCGTGAGCTTCTCACTGGGCCTACAACTTCTGGTAGTTCACTTTGGAATAAGGCTAGAAATCTGGTGACATTGCCTTCAGCGAGGACTTCATATACAATATCTGCTTTATGAAGACCAGATTGTGGGCGTGCTTTAGGATGATTGTTAACCATAACGGCGAAGACTCTTTGATCACTTGGCTCATCTATTGCTTCTCCAGTTAATGGGTATACATAGGTCGATGTTTCTTTAGCAATAGGTGTCACTGTTCGTTCCTCTAATGGAGTTGATTTTTTAGTGACGGTTTCCTCAGAAGTACTACAACCTATTAACAAAATAATCAGTAACAAAAATGATGCCAGCCATGTTGCTTTCTTCATCTGTATTCACAGCCTCTCTATATACTAGTCTATGAATAGTTTAGCTCATTTTTAATAGAAATTATATTCTTTCTTCTATAAAATTAGTTTTAACATTTTGGTGTTGTCCTATACTTCTTGGTGAACCTCTCTAACTAAATCAATAGATTTTGATGGAGCATCCCTTAAAAGAGATATTTCCTGCTTGTTCATCATGGATGCTTTTTGCTACACTACGGGCAAGATCTATCATGCTGATCTGTCAGCTAGTTATAATA
This DNA window, taken from Bacillaceae bacterium S4-13-56, encodes the following:
- a CDS encoding DUF3048 domain-containing protein, which codes for MKKATWLASFLLLIILLIGCSTSEETVTKKSTPLEERTVTPIAKETSTYVYPLTGEAIDEPSDQRVFAVMVNNHPKARPQSGLHKADIVYEVLAEGNVTRFLALFQSELPEVVGPVRSSRDYFIDLNNGYHSFYVAHGYSPLAKQMLFDDKVTDHINGIQYDGILFKRSSSRKAPHNSYITYENIKKGAEMNGYSLTETVKPNSFLSSKQADELDGQQVSHITVHYGSTNTVKYEYDESSQKYIRYSDGVQTVDLEMKIPIELDNIFIVEAPHRIIDDYGRRALDLEVGGKAYLLQRGILQEISWKNLDGRIIPFKDNKVVPFVKGKTWINIVPTSPGIGESVDIVE